One window from the genome of Pempheris klunzingeri isolate RE-2024b chromosome 7, fPemKlu1.hap1, whole genome shotgun sequence encodes:
- the sprb gene encoding sepiapterin reductase b, producing the protein MADFCSTNPRTLGRAVCIITGASKGFGRALAHEVSHLLKPGSFLFLVARSETKLHELKEELQSFTGEQLAVHCIAVDLSTTEGVNETIRMAKQEAGNEIDHVLLINNVGSLSNLSRFTSTTDLHEVNSYLSLNVSSTLVLTSGIMQAFPQRPGLRWSVVNVSSILAQQAIPSWVLYCTGKAARNMMFRVLAEEEPNIKVLSYSPGSLDTDLQKDIRRLTGVEHHLVPCQESAAKLMKLLLDNEFTSGIHLDFFDV; encoded by the exons ATGGCAGACTTTTGCTCCACAAACCCTAGGACTCTGGGCCGGGCCGTCTGTATCATCACAGGAGCCTCCAAGGGATTCGGACGAGCGCTGGCACATGAG GTGTCCCACCTACTGAAACCTGGCTCTTTCCTCTTTCTGGTGGCCCGCTCTGAGACTAAGCTGCATGAGTTGAaggaagagctgcagagcttcACTGGGGAACAGCTGGCAGTTCACTGCATAGCTGTCGATCTGAGCACAACAGAGGGGGTGAATGAAACAATCAGGATGGCAAAGCAGGAAGCTGGAAACGAAATAGATCACGTGCTTCTCATCAACAATGTTG GCTCTTTGAGCAACCTTTCCCGGTTTACAAGTACCACTGATCTTCATGAGGTGAATTCCTATCTGTCCCTCAATGTTAGCTCTACTCTCGTGCTTACCTCAGGAATCATGCAGGCATTTCCACAAAGACCGGGCCTGCGATGGAGCGTGGTGAATGTCTCATCAATCTTGGCACAGCAGGCCATACCGTCCTGGGTGCTGTACTGCACTGGCAAAGCAGCCAGAAACATGATGTTCAGGGTTCTGGCTGAGGAGGAACCAAATATCAAAGTCCTCAGCTACTCTCCAG GTAGTTTGGATACAGACTTGCAGAAAGACATTCGGAGGCTGACAGGCGTCGAACATCATCTGGTGCCCTGTCAGGAGTCTGCGGCCAAACTGATGAAGCTGCTTCTGGACAATGAGTTCACCTCGGGCATACACCTTGACTTCTTTGACGTGTGA